One genomic region from Terriglobus aquaticus encodes:
- a CDS encoding chromate transporter has translation MVDRAKLADEQKAPLGAFVLYFLRLGALGFGGPIALAGRMESELVQERGWIQREDYLEGLAFAQLAPGPLAAQLAMYLGYVRAGVLGATGVAITFIAPSFLMVLAISVLYVRYDGLKWMQALFYGIGAAVIGIILRSTIKLGGVTLKRDPLLWAIFLVLAASTAYTGREIVWLFLLAGIVSLGVKTTSSRTGSVAIAIWPATLGLSEPASKHWALCLFFLKSSLFVFGSGLAIVPFLHGGVVDSHHWLNEHQFLDAIAVAMITPGPVVITVAFIGYLADGLTGAVLAGLGVFLPVYLMVVIVAPFYRRLSRNDGIKAFVSGVTAAATGAIAGAVYILARHSIKDVWTAAIACLAFIVLWRWKVPEPVIVAGSGIVGLLLYTSFGGR, from the coding sequence ATGGTCGATCGCGCCAAACTCGCAGATGAGCAGAAGGCGCCCCTTGGGGCCTTTGTGCTCTATTTCCTTCGCCTCGGCGCACTCGGATTTGGCGGGCCGATCGCGTTGGCCGGTCGGATGGAATCCGAGTTGGTTCAGGAGCGAGGTTGGATTCAGCGGGAGGACTATCTTGAAGGTCTCGCTTTCGCACAACTCGCCCCCGGACCGCTCGCTGCGCAACTCGCTATGTACCTCGGCTATGTGCGTGCAGGTGTGCTCGGTGCGACTGGGGTGGCTATCACCTTCATCGCGCCTTCGTTCCTTATGGTGCTAGCCATATCGGTGCTCTATGTGCGCTATGACGGCTTGAAGTGGATGCAGGCGCTTTTTTATGGAATCGGAGCGGCGGTCATCGGCATCATCCTCCGTTCGACTATCAAACTCGGAGGCGTCACTTTAAAGAGAGATCCATTGTTATGGGCAATCTTTCTTGTGTTGGCAGCTTCGACCGCCTATACGGGAAGAGAAATCGTCTGGCTCTTTCTTTTGGCGGGTATCGTTTCGCTCGGCGTAAAAACCACGTCTTCGCGCACTGGCTCTGTGGCGATCGCAATCTGGCCCGCGACGCTAGGGCTCTCGGAGCCAGCGAGCAAGCACTGGGCATTGTGCCTGTTCTTCCTCAAATCGAGCCTCTTCGTCTTCGGCAGCGGTCTAGCGATTGTGCCTTTCCTGCACGGCGGTGTCGTTGATTCTCACCATTGGCTCAACGAGCATCAGTTTCTAGATGCCATCGCAGTTGCGATGATTACTCCTGGTCCCGTCGTTATTACGGTTGCCTTCATTGGATACCTTGCCGACGGCCTGACCGGTGCTGTATTGGCCGGCTTGGGAGTGTTCCTGCCCGTCTATTTGATGGTTGTGATTGTTGCACCGTTCTACCGTCGGCTCTCCCGCAATGACGGAATCAAAGCCTTCGTAAGCGGGGTAACCGCCGCTGCCACCGGAGCGATTGCCGGCGCGGTCTACATTCTGGCGCGTCACTCTATAAAAGATGTTTGGACCGCTGCCATCGCGTGTCTCGCCTTCATCGTACTGTGGCGTTGGAAAGTGCCGGAACCTGTCATTGTGGCTGGCTCTGGAATCGTGGGGCTGCTCTTATATACCTCATTCGGAGGCAGGTGA
- a CDS encoding DUF1259 domain-containing protein yields the protein MTTTISRIQSAGSNRICQNTPAAPQTRAHRPKRHFDWHLSASLLAVGVATQLMAEVPKQARVLIDQTIGSPGTYIPEEGVYKVVLPETKATVVQDYQTLSPNFGLNSWVAFTPAVHHEALLVGQILLLEDEVNPVMTAALSAGLEITGLADSSTFDGPRLKTLDVTGVGTYQSLASAFRKALDEIRHTRVDVIRRGGSVAPPMLSLDSSIDFHPLDAVLSMKGSISEGVYRAAIGRRALSHGETIGREMGITSWISLSGTDERAFAQGEFVATSGELQKLLRAVCSKNMKIVSIRNHMVGEHPQLIFVHFWDQGRAIEIVKAVRYALNVQVGITTAPSLVRE from the coding sequence ATGACGACAACAATCTCTCGTATTCAATCGGCCGGGTCCAACCGGATTTGTCAAAACACACCGGCTGCGCCTCAGACACGAGCGCATCGTCCGAAAAGACACTTCGACTGGCATCTGTCCGCTTCGCTACTTGCCGTTGGAGTGGCGACGCAGTTGATGGCCGAGGTCCCGAAGCAGGCCCGCGTGCTAATCGATCAAACCATAGGCAGTCCGGGAACATACATACCCGAAGAAGGAGTTTATAAGGTTGTATTGCCGGAAACCAAAGCCACGGTGGTGCAGGATTATCAAACACTTTCTCCCAACTTTGGGCTGAATTCCTGGGTTGCTTTTACACCTGCTGTCCATCATGAAGCCCTCCTTGTCGGTCAGATTCTCCTTCTCGAGGACGAAGTGAATCCCGTGATGACCGCTGCTCTGAGTGCCGGGTTGGAAATCACCGGACTTGCAGACTCATCCACTTTTGACGGACCTCGATTGAAAACCCTCGATGTAACAGGTGTCGGAACCTATCAGAGCCTCGCGTCAGCCTTTCGCAAGGCGCTCGATGAGATACGACATACCCGTGTTGACGTCATTCGCCGTGGGGGGAGCGTTGCGCCACCAATGCTCTCACTCGACAGTTCTATCGATTTTCATCCGCTGGATGCGGTTCTCTCGATGAAAGGTTCGATAAGCGAGGGTGTGTATAGGGCGGCGATCGGTCGACGGGCGCTTTCCCACGGTGAAACGATCGGAAGAGAGATGGGGATTACGAGCTGGATATCGCTCTCGGGCACCGATGAACGGGCATTCGCTCAGGGAGAGTTCGTCGCGACTTCGGGCGAACTTCAAAAGCTCCTAAGAGCAGTTTGTTCCAAGAATATGAAAATCGTTTCTATCCGAAACCATATGGTTGGTGAGCATCCTCAACTTATCTTCGTGCACTTCTGGGATCAAGGAAGAGCGATTGAAATCGTTAAGGCCGTACGATATGCCCTGAACGTTCAAGTAGGGATAACCACGGCCCCTTCCTTGGTTCGTGAATGA
- a CDS encoding TonB-dependent receptor domain-containing protein, translating into MTEFRNDDEFTGGSRTQLSPEAISDFQIVNHGFAAESGGGAGGSIDVQTREGQNQVHGDEFIFEQNGALNGTPPLGIYPYKPDENRFRAGVALGGALQRDRTFYYVAAEQEIAHGEDANDLKPTVVSQINAALQQPGPVQGLILKTALFPTTDQETELSGRLDRVFTDQQSGMLRYAFTNSRNGSDAFNTDELADVCARGSAFTADNSLNGTLTSTLSKSFLNKASFEVSQRRAVERTGSTKFPGVLIPGVALFGTPYAGNNRRFETHVEFEETAILQLHKHMVQVGGGLDRTSLRSAITDGSRGLFVFSSLNAFSAAAPDFFIHSFYSNPDVNFTEYRLKAYAQDHWTPAQNLAVDFGVRYKDNYLPASLPQHALNLSPRVGIAWTPRKSLVIRSGFGIFEDRFLVSTVNRLLELDGHNGFTQIVEDTAATSAYRASGSTLLPMPSVAPSVWRASQSFQNPYSEVASLSVEYALPLQTTLKAEYQFVNGVHLGRTINTNLAAPVILTAQNAAALDVSSPTPQQLGNLVFSPIRLNPAYDAIHAFATSAHSNYNGATVTLNRQFTDDFQLLVGYTFSKTLDNASTDTEQPHNPYNLRGEYGPSLQDQRHRLTLSGLWLIGPDLNDPADAVANENPGRLMRLLTGFEFAPILSISTGFRDDPIVGLDSNREHIYPFAFRPAGYGRNALRGSGIIDFDLRALKMIPFRKGHLDVVAESFNLLNHENVGILNSAFGSAVSSQSGFGRPISTLTARRIQFSLDYEF; encoded by the coding sequence TTGACGGAGTTCCGGAACGACGATGAATTCACGGGCGGCAGCCGAACGCAGCTGTCCCCAGAGGCAATCAGCGACTTCCAGATCGTCAACCACGGATTTGCGGCCGAGTCAGGTGGAGGGGCTGGCGGTTCCATCGACGTACAGACGCGAGAAGGTCAAAACCAAGTCCACGGGGACGAATTCATCTTTGAGCAGAACGGAGCTCTGAATGGCACACCTCCGCTGGGCATCTACCCGTACAAGCCGGATGAGAATCGATTCCGTGCAGGCGTTGCGTTAGGTGGTGCACTTCAACGGGACAGGACGTTCTACTACGTCGCCGCTGAACAGGAGATCGCTCACGGAGAGGATGCCAACGATCTCAAGCCCACAGTCGTGAGTCAGATCAACGCGGCTCTTCAGCAGCCGGGCCCGGTACAAGGACTCATCCTTAAAACCGCCCTTTTCCCGACCACCGATCAGGAGACCGAGCTGTCAGGAAGGCTCGATCGTGTCTTCACCGATCAACAGTCGGGCATGTTGCGCTATGCCTTCACCAATAGCCGTAACGGTTCTGACGCGTTCAACACGGACGAGCTGGCCGATGTCTGCGCGCGTGGTTCAGCGTTCACGGCGGATAACAGCCTGAATGGAACACTGACTTCAACGTTGTCTAAGTCATTCCTTAACAAAGCGAGTTTCGAGGTGTCTCAACGTCGCGCAGTCGAACGTACAGGCTCAACTAAGTTTCCGGGCGTCCTCATACCCGGCGTCGCTCTCTTTGGGACGCCCTATGCCGGAAACAACCGACGGTTTGAGACGCATGTCGAGTTTGAAGAGACTGCCATCCTGCAGCTCCACAAACACATGGTGCAGGTGGGCGGAGGTCTCGACCGAACCTCCCTGCGGAGTGCCATCACGGATGGGAGCCGCGGCCTTTTCGTGTTCAGCAGCTTGAACGCATTCTCGGCTGCTGCCCCGGATTTCTTTATCCACTCGTTCTACTCCAATCCAGACGTCAACTTCACGGAGTACCGGTTGAAGGCTTACGCGCAGGATCATTGGACTCCGGCTCAAAACTTGGCGGTCGATTTCGGTGTTCGGTACAAAGACAATTACCTCCCCGCGTCTTTGCCTCAGCACGCACTCAATCTCAGCCCCAGAGTCGGGATCGCGTGGACGCCTCGAAAGTCATTGGTCATTCGCTCAGGATTTGGGATATTTGAGGACCGTTTTCTGGTCTCAACGGTCAACCGGCTCCTGGAACTTGACGGGCACAATGGGTTCACCCAGATCGTGGAGGATACGGCGGCTACGTCTGCATACCGGGCTAGTGGATCGACGCTCCTGCCGATGCCATCCGTCGCACCAAGCGTTTGGAGAGCATCGCAAAGTTTCCAAAATCCCTACAGCGAAGTGGCATCCCTGAGTGTCGAGTATGCACTTCCTCTTCAGACAACTCTCAAGGCTGAGTATCAGTTCGTCAACGGAGTTCATCTTGGACGAACGATCAACACTAACCTTGCGGCTCCGGTGATTCTTACCGCACAGAACGCCGCTGCTCTTGATGTCAGTTCTCCCACCCCGCAACAATTGGGAAACCTGGTGTTCTCGCCGATTCGCCTGAATCCGGCGTATGACGCAATCCACGCGTTCGCAACATCCGCACATTCGAATTACAACGGTGCGACAGTGACCCTGAATCGGCAGTTCACTGACGACTTCCAATTACTCGTGGGATACACGTTCTCGAAGACCCTCGACAATGCCTCGACGGACACAGAGCAGCCCCACAATCCTTATAACCTCCGGGGAGAGTATGGGCCGTCACTTCAGGATCAGCGTCACCGTCTGACGTTGAGCGGACTATGGTTGATTGGGCCGGACCTGAACGATCCGGCAGACGCTGTGGCTAACGAGAACCCGGGCCGCCTTATGCGTCTGTTGACAGGCTTCGAGTTCGCTCCGATCCTGAGCATTTCAACCGGATTTCGCGATGATCCTATCGTCGGTCTCGACAGCAATCGCGAGCATATCTACCCCTTTGCATTCCGGCCGGCCGGGTATGGCCGGAATGCTCTTCGTGGAAGTGGGATCATCGACTTCGATCTGCGTGCCCTAAAGATGATCCCTTTCAGGAAGGGCCACTTAGATGTAGTTGCGGAGTCGTTCAACCTGCTGAACCATGAGAACGTCGGCATCTTGAACAGCGCGTTCGGCTCTGCTGTTTCATCGCAATCAGGCTTCGGTCGCCCGATCTCAACATTGACTGCGCGGAGGATTCAATTCTCCTTGGATTACGAGTTTTGA
- a CDS encoding carboxypeptidase-like regulatory domain-containing protein, translating into MSFLRFSAVQRVICVVFTLTVPASAQLGQSGTVSGQVYTVDHSFVAGATVSLQGADGFKRVQSSGTQGDFSLIDVPSGTYTVQVAAPGFASAQQSDISVAVGRNTLLTFTLKVAGTTQQVNVSAEQSPLDASQTSSVINIDRDRVEELPIPSRNYLTFVLLSPQATPSNPVFSQQSLAQSSGGFGFGGLRPSSNSVHLDGVPERR; encoded by the coding sequence ATGTCCTTTCTACGTTTTTCAGCTGTTCAACGAGTTATTTGCGTCGTTTTCACTCTCACGGTCCCTGCGTCAGCTCAACTTGGCCAGAGCGGAACCGTTTCAGGTCAGGTCTATACCGTGGATCATAGTTTTGTGGCCGGTGCCACTGTGTCCCTTCAGGGAGCAGACGGTTTCAAACGGGTGCAATCGTCGGGAACACAGGGAGACTTCTCGCTGATCGACGTGCCGAGCGGCACATACACTGTTCAGGTTGCCGCGCCTGGATTTGCCTCAGCCCAGCAATCCGACATATCGGTCGCCGTAGGACGAAACACGCTACTCACCTTCACGCTCAAGGTCGCCGGCACGACACAGCAAGTAAACGTCAGCGCCGAGCAATCGCCGCTCGACGCTTCGCAGACATCGTCCGTGATCAATATCGACCGGGATCGGGTCGAAGAGTTGCCGATCCCGAGTCGGAACTATCTGACCTTCGTCCTGCTGTCGCCGCAAGCCACACCCTCGAATCCAGTATTTTCGCAACAATCCCTGGCACAGTCGAGCGGAGGCTTCGGCTTTGGAGGACTGCGCCCCTCCAGTAATTCCGTCCATCTTGACGGAGTTCCGGAACGACGATGA
- a CDS encoding winged helix-turn-helix transcriptional regulator has protein sequence MSHTPEDYCRSCTDTVHLVQGKWKIHILCAIRTGPVRLGQLRRELRHASKKVLAENLRELEDAGLVLRRDLGGSVRHVEYDFTEDMRPQIHSILDHLADFGEALGSSRLNATSAVRTRS, from the coding sequence ATGAGCCACACTCCAGAGGATTACTGCCGCTCGTGTACCGATACCGTTCACCTCGTCCAAGGCAAATGGAAGATCCACATCCTTTGCGCTATACGGACCGGTCCCGTCCGCCTAGGGCAACTGAGGCGCGAACTTCGGCACGCCTCAAAGAAAGTGCTGGCGGAGAATTTGCGGGAGTTGGAAGACGCTGGGTTAGTGCTTCGAAGGGATCTGGGCGGGTCAGTCCGCCATGTCGAATACGATTTCACCGAGGATATGCGGCCTCAGATTCACTCCATATTGGATCACCTTGCGGATTTTGGCGAAGCGCTCGGCTCATCCCGCCTAAATGCAACTAGCGCTGTTCGAACGAGAAGCTGA